Part of the Palaemon carinicauda isolate YSFRI2023 chromosome 8, ASM3689809v2, whole genome shotgun sequence genome is shown below.
gtgcctgctctaccaagtccgtcGTCGTTGGGAGCGCTGCCTCGGctactgcttctgatgtcatgcgggggccATCGATCTCTCTGGTCTcgcccttcctctgtttccttttcctcagatgttgggcggggggagatgTGCGTGTGCCACAACCCACCCGCCCTCAGCATTTTTTGCTGGGCGCTCACGatatagatgactgtaggcctgataagtgtaacactgggtggatccttgggtggggcactccactcgtcgttGCCCCTCTCCCACTCActaccagcatctgaagactcatCTCCTGACTGCATTCTcgcctctcccgctttgggggttggtgagtgcctctcatggatgccaacttctcagaattgggccagttattcccagtcattttttttttttttttggcaaactgtctaaaatgttttgtatcgcgctcactacatctgctaacgagcaattgtcataatacaaataaccatataaatacgggtttactaatctgccactatgtttatgggcaattgcttttttatcaccttctgggagattggcactccaggtagtaAATTAATCGCAAATgcgaaaaatgcaagttgcaaaactaagaatggattcaccttccccaattttgggtttgtaattttcttttatgtctccctttctcgcatcaggtaaggcatatttctcaattaaatgtcgttttagttcagtataacttcttaaactgtcttgtgggcaacacattacctccattgcaggagcatctttcagcaatctaattacttgaataactttttttctttccgaccacccatatgtggctacttcaaagtctctcaaaaacatttcGATCTATTGAAAGcctcaaaaggcctaacacttgcctggagttctggcagtttcCAAACTACGATGTTATCTTCAATTGGCTGAGCATGTGTACTTtctcttgtgtgtgtttgaacttcatttatgtagGTCGGGTATGCTGTGGTttcgcgccgctcctcttctcgttcaaccaagtatctgttcattaactcttctaggttatctaacttattttccaattcttgcattttaATTTCCTGTCAATATTCTTCATCGGTAACGCTATATCCAATTGCtctttcgttctcatctcctgcagtaacagcatctgctatgttaattcttgtgtatctaggcatgttcaacttttattttactggatcaaagaacaactttgctcacagcatacacaaacagacaaatttttaaacctgacaccaatatgtcccatgtccatGGATAACGAGTCATTGGAACATGGGTTTACTTCACTTTATCacaaaaggttcgtgagtacactgtataactgacactctcaggtgagcgtcTTGTCTACTTgagcacaaaggcaactaactcccctcgcaagcaagatgaaatctttctacaacaacatgctgaatagttaggttttgtggaattctcatgattatacagttcatttaccttgatgtacaacacatatcttcatacaagaattaggaaatatatatatatatatatatatatatatatatatatatatatatatatatatatatatatatatatgcaggagaaccacagggaaaattaaaatacgaaatatacgattaagtcctgactagtttcgtgatacttcttcagaggactgatttattgagagatttaTTGGCTGAGGTATTAGCGATTAAAGACGGGAGACgaataagaagaataatagtaataCCATTAGAACTCCACTTGTGtggagttctaataataataataataataataataataataataataataataatagtaatgtccaCTCAAGACATCCAAATGTTGAAACGACATATAGTTTAGAAAAAGGactacaaaatatttttctttgaaatggCATAAAATTACTAGCATTATTTGTTATGATGAAATATACATTTGCAACGCAAAGCCAAATAATAATCAGCAATGTCAATCAAGTTTATCAAACAGTGTTAATTCATAGTTTTTCAGATCGTTGAGTACACAATTAATAATCATCCAAttgaaaagcaaataaaatatcaaaGCTCATTTGTATGTTATTTGATGATAGACTTTTTATCTTGCTTGCCCGATTTCAGTTataaaatctaactttgtaaactccaatagatatattaaatttataatatttatttttatgaattgaGATTATTTTTACAGTAGACATTATTACTTTATAACATTCGAAAAGGTATATAAGTGTTAGATTTTTTATGCTCATTTAAAATTTTTGTGAATACCATAAGCTTTTATTCCAATCGattattattttataagtattttttcatTACGGAGGATAAGAATATGATCATTTTGGGACCTACTATTTTAGTGCTTTTCTATACGGTGAACCCCTCAATAAAACGAAAACAGCTTCCTATATTGACTTAGCATTCATACATAATTCTGTCCAAAGATACATATTCATGGAGTTAAAAAGTATCAGATAAATGAGAAATAGATTTTCGGATAGTTAAACAATGACAATGCAAATGTTTTGTTACTTCCCAACTGTAAAAACCAATAGATAAGCAAACACactaataaaatttatcattattatcatatatatatatatatatatatatatatatatatatatacatatatatatatatagttagataaatatatatatatatatatatatatatatatatatatatatattatacatatgtaaattatataaaatgaattgTATTAGTGCGTTTCGCTAtctattggtgtatatatatatatatatatatatatatatatatatatatatatatatatatatatatatatatatatatatatatatatatacatatatacatatatacatatataataataataataataataataataataataatgataataacaataaattgtaTTAGTGCGTTTGGCTATCTATTTGTGTAAACAGTTGGGACACAAGAAAACATTTGCAACTGCATCCATTTTGAATCTAAAATATCCAAATTGGGTATTAAATCATATAGTCACTTCAATCTGCTCCTTCGTTACATTATGCAGTgttatattacataaataaaaatcttaattgtttattatcaACCGGATCTATCAGGTTCTTGAAAACTTAGAGGAGGCAGCCTCTATCTGACCCCCACCACTACTGGGGTTAGCCACACTCCAGCAGCTACACCGATCTTACCTAGAGAATTAAGCAGCTTCAATTCAAAATTAATTGCACGAACTTTCAGATTGGGGGAAGCCACTACTGCATTGATGCCGTATGATATTCATTTGTGCAGAAATTAATACAAGAATTATTTACAGATACCAGTTAATAAACTTAGCAAAGAATAAATACTAAGAAAAATTTATATCCCAAGGGGAAAATGAAAAGACTATTAAGGAAATAGAAGAgtattatgtttctctctctctctctctctctctctctctctctctctctctctctctctctctctctctctctctctctctctctctctctctgtgattttttTTGTGTCTCATTTAAGAGTATAATTTTTTTGTCTCCCTTGTGTAATTAAGTTATGAGTTTGGATAGCATAATTGATACCTTAGCCCAATAAAATTTAAGACTAACGACAGGTTTGACATAGAAATGTGAAGCTTTGTGCGATTAATCTTAAATTAAAGCTTCTCAAGTTAAATTATCTTTATCAACGTTATTAGTGCAATTTTATGTTAAATCTCATCTTCATATAAGGCAAAAATGTTCTCAGAAAATGCAGGTTTTGAAAGCACTGAGTTGTTTTGTATTTtactaaattaataaaaataaatgtgcaGAATTAAGTTTACTCTGAATGCTGTTAAAGTAACAGAATCAAATTTGAAAATGGGAGAGTGAATCCCGGAGAATTTTCCTAATAGCTTTCTTGATGGGTAAACATCTGGTTATACTCCTCCTTGTCGTTAGGAGCTTGAGCGAGTGGACAGGACATCAGTCGATCACCTGCTTCTAAGCAGTTCCCCCTCAAGCATGTCGGGCTGGAGGACGGCAAATTCAGCCATGGAGTACAGCATACCTGATGCTGGGTGAGACAAGTGTAGTTGTTGGAGTGTACCTCATCCCGGTAGTGGTAGGGGGTCAGATAGAGGGTGGCTCCTCTAGGCCTTCGCAACCTAACTTCTTAGGAAGGCTGGCTGGACAGGACAAAGACGATTGTTCTCCCTCACTTTGTTTTATACAGTTGGTTATGGGGCGTGATTTGACTTCCGGCAACCTGTTGTCAACCAGGTATCTAGAATGGCAGATAGAGTCATTTGTGGGGGGTTGCGGATTATACCCATAAGAGCCAAACCTCCTGGAGGTCAGGTCAGGACGAGAAGTCACTCTTCTACCATTTAATTCAAAAGTAGATCACAGGTCACTTcagtcatctctgcagtgatttagcTTTACATTCTTCGGATCACCTGATGAACTGTCACCCCAGCCTTCAGGAAGGAAAGTTttgggtggcggatcttcaggtggtCTTGACTAGTACTATGGTAGTGTGTATTTGATAATCAACATTTTAAAAAAAGCAGGTATAAGGACTGAATAATATTTGGCTGTTCTAGACTGTGACCGCAGAGGTGGGTTCATATGTATCTCTGGAGTGAATGAattggagaggaaaaaaaaaaagcaagacatCAAGATaacccagttcaagaggttctttcaacccacaatcccattcttggaggattatgtagAGGATCTTCTGCGGAAGGGAGTCATTCATACAAACTgtggactttcaagggaacagcggcTCTAGTGGGTCCCAGGTTGCCCAAGAGCAAcaggtatcctcttgttctggaactcaaacctctccaggtccctctatcatccccagtgctgtcccaggatgttcaacagaagactatcttcgcttcctcttggataacgaaaacccatcagctcatgattttctcgccctagcagcttAAAGAAAGTTCGGAGTTGCGAAAGAGAGacttgacttcatagaagagtacaagtccaatacCACGAAATGACAATGGGTTGCATtagtgaaaagtcatcagccctcttctattactttggacttctgtatttctctctttatttctttgcATGATCAAGGTCCGGCCTCTACTACTATTGCCTCAGGTAAGCCGGCACTAGCTAGACatattgcttatgcttttgatgtTGAACTCAAAAGGGAGCTGTTCAAAAAGAtcctgaaggcttgtgctaaattgaaacctaatgctcctcccaagactatctcatggtcgttggataaggtCTTGTACTTCGCCTCttcctctctgagggatcttactcaaaagacCATCTTTTTGCCtattatggcttctggtgctaaagtcagtgaaattgtggccctTCCAAGAGATGATGGCTACATTGAAATCTCAGAATCGGGGAGGTAtatctttacccagatcctgcattcttggcgaaaaacaTACTTCCCACGAAACTCTGGgtgccctggaagattgttccactacagcagaatccttctctgtgccccgtgTAATGCCTTTCAGCCTACCTGTTAaagagccgggcctttaaaggcggtcaacttttttaagtggagacaacaggatctaatctttctctgaaacatcAAAggtccaaactcacttatttcatcagaagggctgaccctgatagtataccTTTGGGTCATTGCCCTAGGAAAGTTAcctcttccttaattttttttccaatctatgttctTTGCGGGCTTGCaggtgttcttcaaacattacttatgtcagttggaagagattaaatacTTTATGGTGGCCGCTAGTAGTGTCATTCAAACCACCTTCTTAAAGTGTTGTGCTTGGACTCTTGTGGACTGTATAGTTGGggcttctcagtctacattgtgcaaggggattaaTGTTCTTATTTTCAATGAACAATTTAATAattgtaaagagtcaaaggtgatattttccttttatgttatgaaaattactattttactactctgttacataattttagGGTCTGAAAACTTCGGTTTTCTGTATATATCCACTTTATATGTTACATTGATTACTGTTAGATTTATGAATccttggaaacaataaaagattactgtactttttgtgtttcctttcattggacctactgttcAAAATAAAAGCAGTGTACCTCAAATTTTtcaccctccttttatagacttcagtCTGTTTATCTACTGGAGATAAAGATCTTATTCATAGTGAGAGTGACTGTGCTACTgaattcctttgctcctacttattttacaaaaatatcgCTTGCATTCATAGCTTTGTACCATAGTTACCAAGGCTAAGGGAAGTATGGTTATGTCTATGAGgggtaaagggttaaaactctcctggcaCACAACTGAAAATAATGATTCTCCGGTACACTTTtctcacgacgacatggcttgagcccaaaacaagGATTTTggtataggaaaaatctatttttgagtgatatagccatgccgtcctgatgacCCACTCGTTACTTTCctcccctcccaattctcaatgTGAGGCCTTGCATCACACGAAGGATTTTCCTGGAATGGTTTtacaggaaatgtgttagttgtagcacactgcaATTAGGAGGTGTAATGGCTCTCTCACCCACGTattcaatcctatcccatatccttcgagacaagccGTGGTTTGTTCTAAATACATCCCTGATGTATACAAgttatctcttgggatattcgctctggaggttagaactccatgatacctctacaggtaaaatacTCTAGTATATCACTTGTAGAaacatcccaagtagaaagctgccattgaggacATATATCCTAAGTAGAAAACTGAGGAACCTTCATCAGAACGACGTGGCTATCTCActcataaatagatttttcctatgtcaaaatccattttatttgaATATCCCCAAAGTTTCttaggctgtttttctttccaaccaccataaactcacattattttcatttaattttcatagtttgattgtcatccataCCCAAACACAGgcaagaatttggtttagagtttcagtagtgtcgtctatatcatttatggacaAGTAAAATtggtatcatctgcaaatagtttgaatttcatgtaatgcctttgtagtatttctgagagaccaatagtatagatacagaataaaatTGGGTACAGTATACtgccctgaggtacccctctgtttgatGATTCATTTGAGGaataagtttccaatttgcacacagtactTTCtgtcaactaagtagtcttttaggtgttCAAAAGCTCGATCTTCAATATcaatggactgtagatcatttagtagcagttcatgcacaattgtatcaaaagcagcactaacaAGTAATATcagaataccacatttgttttcttccatcatttccagcatattattTACAGCAGACAGACAGCTGTCTCTGTAGAGTACCCTTTTCTGTATGTAGACTGGTTGTctagcaaagcttctatttcttctaagtgactaattagttgttccaAAATTACGTATTATAGCACAtctgaaataaaggatagattcgaactAGGTCTATACAAACTTAATTCCTGATTATCTAAAGCACTTTTCAGAAccagtgtgactatagccattttctcagatttgggaaacttgcactcatcgatgcttgtattaGCTATTTGCATAATCATattgctagactagaaaagttttttttctctAGTTACTCCAAATATTGGCATTAAGTTGATAGCacagttttttttcttgttttttttctcttgataATCTTGGTAACATTGTCTTGTGTTATATCATTGAATCTCGTTAATTCTATCTATGTATCTGGGGTAGCACTAatctgaatatttgtaaatgacctagtactattttctattttgtttttaaagaatactagaaaatcgtTTGCTAATTTCTGGTCATTGTACCCCTCTGTAACCTTTTTCCATTTACATTTCACATTATATTATTTTGGAGACgaaataacttatttatgtctgttactTATTTGCAGGTCTTTCTCAAATAGTATTTGCTTTTTTTCTTCATAGTAGGTAATTAATgggcacattgcagttttgtattctgctCATGTACTTTCAGTTTGTAACCGATCCCACTTTCTTTCAATACGTCTTTTtaccccgccaacgaagtttgaggaggttatgttttcacccctgtttgtgtgtttgtaatttttgtgtgtgtttgtttgtgtacagcttcctggccacaactttaatcgcagagtaataaaacttgtaCGGTTCaattgctatgtaaaaagctggaaattattaaatttggaaagatcaaggtcaaaggtcaaggtcacagtcaagcatgAGGTCTTATTCacttaattagccataagtttagacatcgttgtcgcagagacttctaACTTTGTTCATAtgtgagcgtatgaaaatccacgcaattaatatatgttaaggccaaaggtcaaggtcaagcttgAGCAAAATGCTGAGAAAAAAGCTgcagcggcagaggtctgcgctctaccaagtgcccatttagtttccctctttttctctaaagtctccccatcaagccaaggagattggtctttaacaatTATGGTCCTTTCCATCAATGGACGCATGGTATCATATTCGCTTTTACTCACCCTATTCTATATGGCTATAAGGCAGTCAACACATATAGTTCACAACATACGCTGGTTATCATGATTGCAGGAAATACTGATGgcgtcatttattttctttgtaacttcttcaataaatacaaaaagagagaagtttgatttatgtctaaagtttattttctccaCAACTGCGTatttctgtagaggtagtctaacATAATAAGTTTTTGCACTGGAGAGATAGTGctcttctcttctacatttatatcagatacaatgttattcatttcaTCACTTAAAACTAGATCCAATGTATGTCTGGTCAAAGTATTTACACAGTCATCATTGTTCACTAATTGATATGATatcaataactcactaaatgctgaagcattAAGATTTGATGTgacatccatccaaagattgaagtctccacaaataactaattccttttttctttcatgCTAATCAAATCAATGAGTACACTGAATTCTCCTAAGAAGATGCTAGTATATACATTCTCAGAGGTTTGTAAACTTACAatggatatttctttttttctgcgcatagagtttatttctatatattcaaaccttgttacactagttcttttcaacattttgagatttgagtaacactTATGAATGAAGAGCCTGACCAGACCTGCCCTCTCTCGTAATATGAAAGAGAGCATGTGCCTGGGGAGTCATTTCACCGATCTTAGCATCGACAAAGTTATTTCAACATGTTTCAGAACATGATAGTATCTCCAATTATTTatcatagccacagtttatgacatccttagtatcaatGGCCAGTATTTTCTGCTGATTTTCTCAATTCTAAATTGTTATCCTTTGCAATTTTTTTAATTCACTGCATTTCATACATTTTGCGAGTAGTGAATTAaattctttggtggaatgtttttttctgaacattctccgcagactttatcatcagtcttaaacttgcaataTTTTCCAAAATGTCCATATCACTGACAGGGGTAGCAAGCGATCACATGGTATATATCAGGTATGCTAAAAGTACCCTGTTGCAACATAACTTTATCTCCAATATCATGAATagtgtaccacacatgtttcacagatgctcatacactgtaacggtattttccctattattgttatcttgttctacacctcactgttatcagaacctgtttaagcctgtcttttcatggatTGTTGTGTTAGAGTTTTTGTGACCTTTttgctctgaaactcttgtatataagctcactgTTGAAATATTCTTAGGTGCATTCCTCTCGCCTATCTGTTATCATCTAAATGCTCGCTCGCACAATAGCCTTCCGAATTTCAGGaccacatttcaacaagtagtTGGTAGTCCCACATGCAGCACTTTGTTTGAATACCAAACTTATCatctcttctatgttttggatatggTCTAGGCAACAATTTCTTTTAATcaacgcatatatatattcatttatttatttatatatatacatatatatatatatatatatatatatatatatatatatatatgtatatatatatatatatatatatatatatatatatatatatatatatatatgtatatatataatcttatatatatacgcatatgaatatgattatacatgtacatgattatatatatatatatatatatatatatatatatatatatatatatatatatatatatatatatatatgtatatatatatatatatatatatatatatatatatatatatatatatatatatatatgtatatatatatatatatatatatatatatatatatatatatactgtatatatatatatatatatatatatatatatatatatatatatatatatacttatatatacatatataaaaccatacTAGGCAGTATAGACCCTGCTAGGCGGTATTAACCATGGGAGGTATAATCAACCATGCTAGGaggtatattttagcaatccatgtttgccaactttATATAAGTGCATGAACAACCTGGTCAAGTGATGAGAACTTTGGTTGTGGAGGAAACGGCCCCAAAAAACTCAATGAAATCACTgccagcagggtgatggattgggtttaaggtgatagacaaacgGTCTCTTCagtttctactcctgatgcctggtagttgatcttactggaattagcatGGACGAGCAGGAGTCATTTGCTTTAGTAAGATAGGCACTGagaatcacaaggaactgactatcctttgatgaatctagccaatgaatcctctatggatttaggcagtcaatggaaagagaagacgaCAGAATGGCGCACAGTCCCAGACGAAGCAGGGTGGTAAGAATCCAccgatttataaatactaaagaaaaactggACATTGTTAAATGGAATGTTAGAAATATAaatcacattgggaagttacaCCAAGTGGATCATGAATTTATGAAATGTACTTTGGATATCTTTgtcctaactgaaacacgttgtaagaatACTGGTAAGGATACCTTAGATCAAGGCAatgtatatatctactcaggaagaacagatggagt
Proteins encoded:
- the LOC137645242 gene encoding craniofacial development protein 2-like; protein product: MAHSPRRSRVVRIHRFINTKEKLDIVKWNVRNINHIGKLHQVDHEFMKCTLDIFVLTETRCKNTGKDTLDQGNVYIYSGRTDGVGREGVGIMMTPRAEKALSEWRAVKSRLLVTKFKSKECNKSIKVYYASTK